The following coding sequences lie in one Deltaproteobacteria bacterium genomic window:
- a CDS encoding TlpA family protein disulfide reductase translates to MKAPALAGIVLAALVGVAAVGDLVQGLRRFDRMGPLGPGKPVPQFAVERLEGGRFDTAALAGRVHVVTFWATWCPYCRDELAELDQMAGRWSPDDVAMVAVNREGGGLTREQVVAVAQQYRRATGLRVPIAIDDGQMARAFGVGPIPHTAIFDREGQLRHVHQGRVRGETIADEVDALLR, encoded by the coding sequence GTGAAGGCGCCGGCGCTGGCCGGGATCGTGCTCGCGGCTCTGGTGGGCGTCGCGGCGGTCGGCGACCTCGTGCAGGGGCTACGGCGCTTCGATCGCATGGGTCCGCTCGGCCCCGGCAAGCCGGTCCCGCAGTTCGCCGTCGAGCGCCTCGAGGGCGGGCGCTTCGACACCGCGGCGCTGGCCGGCCGCGTCCACGTCGTGACGTTCTGGGCCACGTGGTGCCCCTACTGTCGCGACGAGTTGGCGGAGCTCGACCAGATGGCTGGTCGCTGGTCGCCGGACGACGTGGCGATGGTGGCCGTCAACCGCGAGGGCGGCGGGCTCACGCGCGAGCAGGTGGTCGCGGTGGCGCAGCAGTATCGACGCGCGACCGGCCTGCGGGTGCCGATCGCGATCGACGACGGGCAGATGGCGCGCGCGTTCGGGGTGGGCCCGATCCCACACACGGCGATCTTCGACCGCGAAGGTCAGCTCCGCCACGTGCACCAGGGCCGCGTGCGGGGCGAGACCATCGCCGACGAGGTCGACGCGCTGCTGCGCTGA